From a single Camelus bactrianus isolate YW-2024 breed Bactrian camel chromosome 11, ASM4877302v1, whole genome shotgun sequence genomic region:
- the SYNPO2L gene encoding synaptopodin 2-like protein isoform X1, translating to MGAEEEVLVTLSGGAPWGFRLQGGAEQRKPLQVSKIRRRSQAGRAGLREKDQLLAINGVSCTSLSHASAMSLIDASGNQLVLTVHRVEDEGPVRSPSPGERQALSPLSPLSPEPPGAPVPQPLQPGSLLSPPDSEAYYGETDSDADGPATQEKPRRPRRRGPTRPTPPGAPPDEVYLSDSPAEPAPAVLGPPSQGDSRVSSPSWEDGTTIQPSPAEALLLPRGPLRPGPNLIPMVGPVPHPVAEDLTTTYAQKAKQAKLQRAESLQERSVKEAKTKCRTIASLLTAAPNPHSKGVLMFKKRRQRAKKYTLVSFGAAAGTGAEEEEDGVPPTSESELDEEAFSDARSLTNQPDWDSPYLDMELARPGSKAAEGQGPGLGGQLTEASGRGAQLFEQQRQRAASSTLELSRDGPAAMLNGQGLQSPPRAQSAPPEAAMLPPSPSPAPVASPRPFLPGGGASTPAPSIFNRSARPFTPGLQGQQRPGTTSVIFRPLAPKRANESLGGLSPAPPPFQFSQQGTTPLPSFTSGVPSHVPASGSRSTSRSSGSVTATSSLYIPAPNRPVTPGGAPEPPALSSGAAKTSTASIFLSAPLRPAARPEAPAPGPAAPEPPSAREQRISVPAARTGILQEARRRGTRKQMFRPGNEETKNSPNPELLSLVQNLDEKPRAAGAESGPEEDALSLGAEACNFMQPPGGRSYKTLPHVTPKTPPPIAPKTPPPMTPKTPPPVAPKPPSRGFLDGLVNGAAPSAGIPEPPRLQGRGGELFAKRQSRADRYVVEATPGPGLGLGPRSPSPTPSLPSSWKYSPNIRAPPPIAYNPLLSPFFPQAARTLPNKAQSQGPRATPKQGIKALDFMRHQPYQLKTAMFCFDEVPQTPGPTSSGPPKTARVQEIRRFSTPAPQPTAEPLAPTVLAPRAATTLDEPIWRAELASAPVLSPAPPLESPRGLGTSPSSCGFQVARPRFSATRTGLQAHVWRPGAGHH from the exons ATGGGTGCTGAGGAGGAGGTGCTGGTCACACTGTCAGGGGGAGCCCCCTGGGGCTTTCGACTTCAGGGGGGGGCCGAGCAGAGGAAGCCCTTACAGGTGTCCAAG ATCCGAAGACGGAGCCAGGCTGGCAGAGCAGGACTCCGAGAGAAGGACCAGCTTTTGGCCATCAATGGGGTCTCCTGTACCAGCCTCTCTCATGCCAGTGCCATGAGCCTCATCGATGCCTCAGGGAATCAGCTTGTCCTCACCGTGCACCG GGTAGAGGACGAGGGGCCTGTGAGATCTCCATCCCCTGGTGAGCGTCAGGCACTGTCACCCTTATCTCCTCTGAGTCCTGAGCCCCCTGGTGCTCCAGTTCCCCAGCCTCTTCAGCCCGGAAGCCTGCTCTCACCCCCTGACAGTGAGGCTTACTATGGAGAGACAGACAGTGATGCTGATGGCCCAGCCACCCAGGAAAAGCCTCGCCGACCCCGTCGCCGAGGCCCCACAAGGCCCACCCCTCCAGGAGCCCCACCTGATGAGGTCTACCTGTCTGACAGCCCTGCGGAGCCAGCACCTGCTGTCCTTGGCCCTCCCAGCCAGGGTGACAGCCGCGTGAGCTCCCCATCTTGGGAGGACGGGACGACTATTCAGCCATCCCCAGCTGAGGCCCTGCTGTTGCCACGTGGTCCCCTCCGGCCTGGCCCCAATCTCATCCCTATGGTGGGGCCTGTTCCCCACCCGGTGGCAGAAGATCTTACTACCACTTATGCCCAGAAGGCCAAACAAGCCA aaCTGCAACGGGCAGAGAGCCTCCAAGAGAGGAGCGTGAAGGAGGCCAAGACGAAATGTCGGACAATTGCATCCCTGCTAACcgcagcccccaacccccactccaAGGGGGTGCTGATGTTTAAGAAACGTCGGCAGAGAGCCAAGAAGTACACCCTAGTGAGCTTTGGGGCTGCGGCTGGGACAGGCGCTGAAGAGGAAGAGGACGGTGTCCCTCCGACTAGTGAGTCTGAGCTGGACGAGGAGGCCTTCTCAGACGCTCGCAGCCTCACCAACCAGCCCGACTGGGACAGCCCCTACCTGGACATGGAGCTGGCAAGGCCAGGCTCAAAAGCGGCAGAGGGCCAGGgcccggggctgggagggcagctgACTGAGGCCTCTGGGCGAGGGGCCCAACTCTTTGAACAGCAGCGCCAGCGCGCAGCCTCCAGCACCCTGGAGCTGTCCCGGGATGGTCCAGCAGCCATGCTCAACGGGCAGGGCCTGCAGTCACCACCTCGGGCACAAAGTGCTCCCCCGGAGGCGGCTATGCTCCCCCCCAGCCCTTCGCCGGCCCCTGTAGCCAGCCCCAGACCTTTCCTTCCTGGCGGTGGAGCCTCTACCCCAGCCCCAAGCATCTTTAACCGGTCAGCCAGGCCCTTTACCCCGGGCTTACAAGGCCAGCAGCGGCCAGGTACCACCTCGGTTATTTTCCGACCCCTAGCTCCCAAGAGGGCAAATGAAAGCCTGGGAGGCCTGAGCCCCGCCCCACCGCCTTTCCAGTTCTCTCAGCAGGGGACCACTCCTCTGCCCAGCTTCACGTCAGGGGTTCCCAGCCACGTGCCAGCCTCGGGTTCCCGCAGCACTTCACGCTCCTCGGGCTCCGTGACGGCCACCAGCTCCCTATACATCCCAGCCCCCAATCGTCCCGTGACGCCAGGCGGAGCCCCAGAGCCCCCCGCCCTCTCTAGCGGAGCTGCCAAGACCTCCACCGCTTCTATCTTCCTGTCCGCGCCTCTGCGACCCGCTGCGCGCCCTGAGGCGCCCGCCCCTGGCCCCGCGGCCCCTGAGCCCCCCAGCGCTCGGGAGCAGCGCATCTCTGTGCCAGCTGCTCGCACCGGCATCCTCCAGGAGGCCCGGCGTCGGGGGACCCGGAAGCAGATGTTTCGGCCTGGAAATGAGGAGACGAAGAACTCGCCCAACCCAGAGCTGCTATCGTTGGTGCAGAACCTGGATGAAAAACCCCGGGCTGCGGGCGCTGAATCTGGTCCAGAGGAGGATGCTCTGAGCCTCGGGGCTGAAGCCTGCAACTTCATGCAGCCACCAGGGGGCAGGAGTTACAAGACGTTGCCTCACGTGACACCTAAAACCCCGCCTCCAATTGCACCCAAGACCCCACCCCCTATGACTCCTAAGACTCCACCCCCAGTGGCTCCTAAGCCCCCATCTCGAGGGTTCCTCGATGGGCTAGTGAATGGGGCTGCCCCTTCAGCTGGAATCCCTGAACCACCAAGGcttcagggcaggggtggggagctgtTTGCCAAGCGGCAGAGCCGAGCAGACAGGTATGTGGTGGAAGCTACACCTGGTCCTGGCCTTGGCCTTGGGCCCAGAAGCCCTTCTCCTACCCCCTCATTGCCCTCTTCCTGGAAATATTCACCCAACATCCGTGCCCCACCTCCTATTGCTTACAACCCACTGCTCTCACCCTTTTTCCCCCAAGCTGCCCGAACTCTCCCTAATAAAGCCCAATCCCAAGGGCCTAGGGCAACCCCCAAGCAGGGCATCAAGGCTCTGGATTTCATGCGGCACCAGCCCTACCAACTTAAAACTGCCATGTTCTGTTTTGATGAGGTTCCCCAGACTCCTGGACCCACCTCCTCAGGGCCTCCCAAAACTGCCCGAGTCCAGGAGATCCGCCGATTTTCCACTCCAGCACCCCAGCCCACTGCAGAACCCCTGGCCCCCACTGTGCTTGCCCCCCGAGCAGCCACTACATTGGATGAGCCTATCTGGAGGGCAGAGCTGGCATCAGCCCCTGTCCTtagcccagcccctcctctggagTCTCCCAGGGGTCTTGGTACCTCTCCCAGCTCCTGTGGCTTCCAGGTAGCCAGGCCCCGGTTCTCAGCTACCAGAACAGGATTGCAGGCTCATGTATGGAGGCCTGGGGCAGGTCACCACTGA
- the SYNPO2L gene encoding synaptopodin 2-like protein isoform X2, translating to MRVAQAGPAPANTAFLGMETFEPISQEPLSQASCDKAPSPVPELQDPFYAELQRAESLQERSVKEAKTKCRTIASLLTAAPNPHSKGVLMFKKRRQRAKKYTLVSFGAAAGTGAEEEEDGVPPTSESELDEEAFSDARSLTNQPDWDSPYLDMELARPGSKAAEGQGPGLGGQLTEASGRGAQLFEQQRQRAASSTLELSRDGPAAMLNGQGLQSPPRAQSAPPEAAMLPPSPSPAPVASPRPFLPGGGASTPAPSIFNRSARPFTPGLQGQQRPGTTSVIFRPLAPKRANESLGGLSPAPPPFQFSQQGTTPLPSFTSGVPSHVPASGSRSTSRSSGSVTATSSLYIPAPNRPVTPGGAPEPPALSSGAAKTSTASIFLSAPLRPAARPEAPAPGPAAPEPPSAREQRISVPAARTGILQEARRRGTRKQMFRPGNEETKNSPNPELLSLVQNLDEKPRAAGAESGPEEDALSLGAEACNFMQPPGGRSYKTLPHVTPKTPPPIAPKTPPPMTPKTPPPVAPKPPSRGFLDGLVNGAAPSAGIPEPPRLQGRGGELFAKRQSRADRYVVEATPGPGLGLGPRSPSPTPSLPSSWKYSPNIRAPPPIAYNPLLSPFFPQAARTLPNKAQSQGPRATPKQGIKALDFMRHQPYQLKTAMFCFDEVPQTPGPTSSGPPKTARVQEIRRFSTPAPQPTAEPLAPTVLAPRAATTLDEPIWRAELASAPVLSPAPPLESPRGLGTSPSSCGFQVARPRFSATRTGLQAHVWRPGAGHH from the exons ATGAGGGTGGCTCAAGCTGGTCCTGCTCCAGCTAACACTGCCTTTCTCGGCATGGAGACTTTTGAGCCCATCAGCCAAGAGCCCCTCAGCCAAGCCAGCTGCGACAAAGCCCCAAGCCCAGTTCCTGAGCTCCAGGACCCCTTCTATGCAG aaCTGCAACGGGCAGAGAGCCTCCAAGAGAGGAGCGTGAAGGAGGCCAAGACGAAATGTCGGACAATTGCATCCCTGCTAACcgcagcccccaacccccactccaAGGGGGTGCTGATGTTTAAGAAACGTCGGCAGAGAGCCAAGAAGTACACCCTAGTGAGCTTTGGGGCTGCGGCTGGGACAGGCGCTGAAGAGGAAGAGGACGGTGTCCCTCCGACTAGTGAGTCTGAGCTGGACGAGGAGGCCTTCTCAGACGCTCGCAGCCTCACCAACCAGCCCGACTGGGACAGCCCCTACCTGGACATGGAGCTGGCAAGGCCAGGCTCAAAAGCGGCAGAGGGCCAGGgcccggggctgggagggcagctgACTGAGGCCTCTGGGCGAGGGGCCCAACTCTTTGAACAGCAGCGCCAGCGCGCAGCCTCCAGCACCCTGGAGCTGTCCCGGGATGGTCCAGCAGCCATGCTCAACGGGCAGGGCCTGCAGTCACCACCTCGGGCACAAAGTGCTCCCCCGGAGGCGGCTATGCTCCCCCCCAGCCCTTCGCCGGCCCCTGTAGCCAGCCCCAGACCTTTCCTTCCTGGCGGTGGAGCCTCTACCCCAGCCCCAAGCATCTTTAACCGGTCAGCCAGGCCCTTTACCCCGGGCTTACAAGGCCAGCAGCGGCCAGGTACCACCTCGGTTATTTTCCGACCCCTAGCTCCCAAGAGGGCAAATGAAAGCCTGGGAGGCCTGAGCCCCGCCCCACCGCCTTTCCAGTTCTCTCAGCAGGGGACCACTCCTCTGCCCAGCTTCACGTCAGGGGTTCCCAGCCACGTGCCAGCCTCGGGTTCCCGCAGCACTTCACGCTCCTCGGGCTCCGTGACGGCCACCAGCTCCCTATACATCCCAGCCCCCAATCGTCCCGTGACGCCAGGCGGAGCCCCAGAGCCCCCCGCCCTCTCTAGCGGAGCTGCCAAGACCTCCACCGCTTCTATCTTCCTGTCCGCGCCTCTGCGACCCGCTGCGCGCCCTGAGGCGCCCGCCCCTGGCCCCGCGGCCCCTGAGCCCCCCAGCGCTCGGGAGCAGCGCATCTCTGTGCCAGCTGCTCGCACCGGCATCCTCCAGGAGGCCCGGCGTCGGGGGACCCGGAAGCAGATGTTTCGGCCTGGAAATGAGGAGACGAAGAACTCGCCCAACCCAGAGCTGCTATCGTTGGTGCAGAACCTGGATGAAAAACCCCGGGCTGCGGGCGCTGAATCTGGTCCAGAGGAGGATGCTCTGAGCCTCGGGGCTGAAGCCTGCAACTTCATGCAGCCACCAGGGGGCAGGAGTTACAAGACGTTGCCTCACGTGACACCTAAAACCCCGCCTCCAATTGCACCCAAGACCCCACCCCCTATGACTCCTAAGACTCCACCCCCAGTGGCTCCTAAGCCCCCATCTCGAGGGTTCCTCGATGGGCTAGTGAATGGGGCTGCCCCTTCAGCTGGAATCCCTGAACCACCAAGGcttcagggcaggggtggggagctgtTTGCCAAGCGGCAGAGCCGAGCAGACAGGTATGTGGTGGAAGCTACACCTGGTCCTGGCCTTGGCCTTGGGCCCAGAAGCCCTTCTCCTACCCCCTCATTGCCCTCTTCCTGGAAATATTCACCCAACATCCGTGCCCCACCTCCTATTGCTTACAACCCACTGCTCTCACCCTTTTTCCCCCAAGCTGCCCGAACTCTCCCTAATAAAGCCCAATCCCAAGGGCCTAGGGCAACCCCCAAGCAGGGCATCAAGGCTCTGGATTTCATGCGGCACCAGCCCTACCAACTTAAAACTGCCATGTTCTGTTTTGATGAGGTTCCCCAGACTCCTGGACCCACCTCCTCAGGGCCTCCCAAAACTGCCCGAGTCCAGGAGATCCGCCGATTTTCCACTCCAGCACCCCAGCCCACTGCAGAACCCCTGGCCCCCACTGTGCTTGCCCCCCGAGCAGCCACTACATTGGATGAGCCTATCTGGAGGGCAGAGCTGGCATCAGCCCCTGTCCTtagcccagcccctcctctggagTCTCCCAGGGGTCTTGGTACCTCTCCCAGCTCCTGTGGCTTCCAGGTAGCCAGGCCCCGGTTCTCAGCTACCAGAACAGGATTGCAGGCTCATGTATGGAGGCCTGGGGCAGGTCACCACTGA
- the MYOZ1 gene encoding myozenin-1 — protein sequence MPLSGTPAPNKKRKSSKLIVELTRGGQESSGLNLGKKISVPRDVMLEELSLLTNRGSKMFKLRQLRVEKFIYENHPDVFSDSSMDHFQKFLPTVGGQLGSAGQGYSYSKASSRGQAGASGSAGQYGSDQQHHHQGPGSGSGSGGTGGPGGQTGRGGAAGTAGVGETGTGDQAGGEGKHITVFKTYISPWERAMGVDPQQKVELGIDLLAFGAKAELPQYKSFNRTAMPYGGYEKASKRMTFQMPKFDLGPLLSEPLVLYNQNLSNRPSFNRTPIPWLSSGEPVDYNVDIGIPLDGETEEL from the exons ATGCCACTCTCAGGAACCCCAGCCCCCAACAAGAAGAGAAAATCCAGCAAGCTGATCGTGGAACTCACCAGAG GTGGACAGGAGAGCTCAGGCTTGAACCTGGGCAAGAAGATCAGTGTCCCAAGGGATGTGATGTTGGAGGAGCTGTCCCTGCTCACTAACCGGGGCTCCAAGATGTTCAAACTGCGGCAGTTGCGAGTGGagaaatttatttatgaaaaccATCCTGATGTCTTCTCTGACAGCTCAATG GATCACTTCCAGAAGTTCCTTCCCACAGTGGGGGGACAGCTAGGTTCGGCTGGTCAGGGTTACTCCTACAGCAAGGccagcagcagaggccaggcagggGCAAGTGGCTCTGCCGGACAGTATGGCTCTGACCAGCAGCACCATCATCAGGGCCCTGGATCTGGATCTGGATCTGGGGGGACAGGTGGTCCTGGGGGCCAGACTGGCAGAGGAGGAGCTGCTGGCACAGCAGGGGTTGGTGAGACAGGAACAG GAGACCAGGCAGGTGGAGAAGGAAAACATATCACTGTGTTCAAGACCTATATTTCCCCATGGGAGAGAGCCATGGGGGTTGACCCACAGCAAAAAGTGGAACTTGGAATTGACCTTCTGGCCTTTGGGGCCAAAGCTGAACTCCCTCAGTATAAGTCCTTCAACAG GACGGCAATGCCTTATGGTGGATATGAGAAGGCCTCCAAACGCATGACCTTCCAGATGCCCAAGTTTGACCTGGGGCCCCTGCTGAGTGAACCCCTGGTCCTCTACAACCAGAATCTCTCCAACAGGCCTTCTTTCAATCGAACCCCTATTCCCTGGCTGAGCTCTGGGGAGCCTGTAGACTACAACGTGGATATTGGCATCCCCTTGGATGGAGAAACAGAGGAGTTGTGA